Proteins encoded together in one Erpetoichthys calabaricus chromosome 1 unlocalized genomic scaffold, fErpCal1.3 SUPER_1_unloc_23, whole genome shotgun sequence window:
- the LOC127526373 gene encoding gastrula zinc finger protein XlCGF8.2DB-like isoform X2, with protein MPKKHREDNTGKESYHRSKCVKNFSKHSHTTTPIVEKPYLSKRGKRFSQVSHLQKHMIGHGGQDLCCCPVCSKHFFDKSRLRRHKRIHTGEKPYCCSECGKRFSQSSHLQTHMRVHKGEQPFSCSECGKRFSQAGHLRTHMRVHTGEQPFSCSECGKRFSQTSHLQTHMRIHTGERPFSCSKCGKRFSQTGHLQRHMRVHTGEQPSSCSECGKRFPQTSNLQTHMRIHTGERPFSCSKCGKRFSQTGHLQTHMRLHTGEQPFSCSKCGKRFASSSNHLKHLRVHTGEKPYCCPECGKRFSNTSNLLRHAEVHN; from the exons ATGCCTAAGAAACACAGAGAAGATAATACAGGGAAGGAGTCATACCACCGTTCTAAATGTGTTAAGAACTTTTCAAAACACAGCCATACCACAACTCCCATTGTAGAGAAACCATATTTGTCTAAacgtggcaaacgattctcacaaGTGAGCCACCTTCAGAAACACATGATTGGTCACGGAGGACAGGATTTATGTTGTTGTCCAGTATGTAGTAAACATTTCTTTGACAAGAGCCGTCTTCGCagacacaaaagaattcacactggagagaaaccatattgttgttctgaatgtggcaaacggttctcACAATCAA GCCATCTTCAGACACACATGAGAGTGCACAAAGGAgaacagccattttcctgttctgaatgtggcaaacggttctcACAAGCAGGCCATCTTCGGACACACATGAGAGTGCACACAGGAgaacagccattttcctgttctgaatgtggcaaacggttctcACAAACAAGCCATCTTCAGACACACATGAGAATACACACAGGAGAACGGCCATTTTCCTGTTCTAaatgtggcaaacggttctcACAAACAGGCCATCTTCAGAGACACATGAGAGTGCACACAGGAGAACAGCCAtcttcctgttctgaatgtggcaaacggttcCCACAAACAAGCAATCTTCAGACACACATGAGAATACACACAGGAGAACGGCCATTTTCCTGTTCTAaatgtggcaaacggttctcACAAACAGGCCATCTTCAGACACACATGAGATTGCACACAGGAgaacagccattttcctgttctaaatgtggcaaacgatttgcAAGTAGCAGTAATCATCTGAAACATTTAAGagttcacactggtgagaagccctattgctgtcctgaatgtggcaaaagattttccAACACGAGCAATCTTCTGCGTCATGCAGAAGTCCACAATTAA
- the LOC127526373 gene encoding gastrula zinc finger protein XlCGF8.2DB-like isoform X1, which translates to MPKKHREDNTGKESYHRSKCVKNFSKHSHTTTPIVEKPYLSKRGKRFSQVSHLQKHMIGHGGQDLCCCPVCSKHFFDKSRLRRHKRIHTGEKPYCCSECGKRFSQSSHLQTHMRVHTGEQPFSCSECGKRFSQAGHLQTHMRVHKGEQPFSCSECGKRFSQAGHLRTHMRVHTGEQPFSCSECGKRFSQTSHLQTHMRIHTGERPFSCSKCGKRFSQTGHLQRHMRVHTGEQPSSCSECGKRFPQTSNLQTHMRIHTGERPFSCSKCGKRFSQTGHLQTHMRLHTGEQPFSCSKCGKRFASSSNHLKHLRVHTGEKPYCCPECGKRFSNTSNLLRHAEVHN; encoded by the coding sequence ATGCCTAAGAAACACAGAGAAGATAATACAGGGAAGGAGTCATACCACCGTTCTAAATGTGTTAAGAACTTTTCAAAACACAGCCATACCACAACTCCCATTGTAGAGAAACCATATTTGTCTAAacgtggcaaacgattctcacaaGTGAGCCACCTTCAGAAACACATGATTGGTCACGGAGGACAGGATTTATGTTGTTGTCCAGTATGTAGTAAACATTTCTTTGACAAGAGCCGTCTTCGCagacacaaaagaattcacactggagagaaaccatattgttgttctgaatgtggcaaacggttctcACAATCAAGCCATCTTCAGACACACATGAGAGTGCACACAGGAgaacagccattttcctgttctgaatgtggcaaacggttctcACAAGCAGGCCATCTTCAGACACACATGAGAGTGCACAAAGGAgaacagccattttcctgttctgaatgtggcaaacggttctcACAAGCAGGCCATCTTCGGACACACATGAGAGTGCACACAGGAgaacagccattttcctgttctgaatgtggcaaacggttctcACAAACAAGCCATCTTCAGACACACATGAGAATACACACAGGAGAACGGCCATTTTCCTGTTCTAaatgtggcaaacggttctcACAAACAGGCCATCTTCAGAGACACATGAGAGTGCACACAGGAGAACAGCCAtcttcctgttctgaatgtggcaaacggttcCCACAAACAAGCAATCTTCAGACACACATGAGAATACACACAGGAGAACGGCCATTTTCCTGTTCTAaatgtggcaaacggttctcACAAACAGGCCATCTTCAGACACACATGAGATTGCACACAGGAgaacagccattttcctgttctaaatgtggcaaacgatttgcAAGTAGCAGTAATCATCTGAAACATTTAAGagttcacactggtgagaagccctattgctgtcctgaatgtggcaaaagattttccAACACGAGCAATCTTCTGCGTCATGCAGAAGTCCACAATTAA